The following are encoded in a window of Pseudomonas sp. JQ170C genomic DNA:
- the ptrR gene encoding putrescine utilization regulator PtrR, translated as MDLVQLEIFKAVAEHGSISVAAQHIHRVPSNLTTRIKQLETDLGVELFIREKSRLRLSPAGWTFLDYTRRILALVEEARLTVAGEEPQGPFALGSLESTAAVRIPALLAAYNQQYSKVELDLSTGPSGAMIEGVLAGRLVAAFVDGPVLHPTLDGVPVFKEEMVLIAPLQHGPVTRAQDVNGENIYAFRANCSYRHHFERWFSTDAAVPGKIYEMESYHGMLACVSAGAGLALMPRSMLQSMPGCATVSVWPLSEDFRYLDTWLVWRRGTVSQSLSSFVELLETRRADASVEQAG; from the coding sequence ATGGATCTGGTCCAGTTGGAGATCTTCAAGGCCGTGGCCGAACACGGCAGCATCAGCGTCGCCGCCCAGCATATCCATCGGGTGCCGTCGAACCTGACCACACGGATCAAACAGCTGGAGACCGACCTGGGCGTCGAGCTGTTCATTCGTGAAAAAAGCCGCCTGCGCCTGTCGCCGGCGGGCTGGACCTTTCTTGACTACACCCGGCGCATCCTGGCCCTGGTCGAGGAGGCGCGCCTGACCGTGGCGGGCGAAGAGCCCCAGGGGCCGTTCGCCCTGGGTTCGCTCGAAAGCACGGCGGCGGTGCGCATTCCGGCGCTGCTGGCGGCCTACAACCAGCAATACAGCAAGGTCGAGCTGGACCTATCGACCGGGCCGTCCGGGGCGATGATCGAAGGGGTGCTGGCCGGGCGCCTGGTGGCGGCCTTTGTTGACGGTCCGGTGCTGCACCCGACCCTGGACGGGGTGCCGGTGTTCAAGGAAGAAATGGTCCTGATCGCGCCCCTGCAGCACGGGCCGGTCACCCGCGCCCAGGATGTCAACGGCGAGAACATCTACGCCTTTCGCGCCAACTGTTCCTACCGTCACCATTTCGAGCGCTGGTTCAGCACCGATGCGGCCGTGCCGGGCAAGATCTACGAGATGGAGTCCTATCACGGCATGCTCGCCTGTGTCAGCGCCGGCGCTGGCCTGGCGCTGATGCCGCGCAGCATGCTGCAGAGCATGCCGGGGTGCGCCACGGTGAGTGTCTGGCCGCTGTCCGAGGACTTTCGCTACCTCGACACCTGGCTGGTGTGGCGGCGGGGCACCGTGTCCCAGAGCCTGTCGAGTTTTGTTGAACTGCTTGAAACGCGCCGGGCGGACGCGAGCGTCGAACAGGCCGGATAA
- a CDS encoding aldehyde dehydrogenase family protein, with protein MTAFPSHTHAVSINPATGEAIGHYPYESEAALDAALQRAAAGFSQWRRTPVSDRAQLILDLAGAIRENAPAMARMITLEMGKPLAQARGEVEKCAQLCEWYAAQGPAMLSAESTLVDNGTARIEYRPLGPILAVMPWNFPVWQVLRGAVPALIAGNTYVLKHAPNVMGSAYLLLEVIKQAGLPEGVFEVINVTPEGVSQAIKDPRIAAVTLTGSVRAGMAIGAQAGAALKKCVLELGGSDPFIVLNDANLDEAVRAAVIGRYANTGQVCAAAKRLIVEQGVVQAFTEKFVEATRKLVMGDPQDEQTYLGPMARFDLRDELDEQVQATLAEGATLLLGGHKAEGVGNFYEPTVLADVTDQMTSFRQELFGPVASIITARDAQHALALANDSEFGLAATIYTQDLALAARLTDELDTGGVFVNGICASDPRVTFGGVKKSGFGRELSHFGVREFCNAQTVWLDRRA; from the coding sequence ATGACCGCGTTCCCGAGCCACACCCACGCTGTGTCCATCAACCCCGCCACCGGCGAAGCCATCGGTCATTACCCCTACGAATCCGAAGCCGCCCTCGATGCCGCCCTGCAACGTGCCGCAGCGGGCTTTTCCCAATGGCGCCGTACCCCGGTGAGCGACCGCGCTCAACTGATCCTCGACCTTGCCGGCGCCATCCGTGAAAACGCCCCGGCCATGGCCCGCATGATCACCCTGGAAATGGGCAAGCCCCTGGCCCAGGCCCGTGGCGAAGTAGAGAAATGCGCGCAGCTGTGCGAGTGGTATGCCGCCCAGGGCCCCGCCATGCTCAGTGCCGAATCGACCCTGGTGGACAACGGCACGGCGCGCATCGAGTACCGCCCGCTGGGCCCGATCCTGGCGGTGATGCCGTGGAACTTCCCGGTCTGGCAGGTGCTGCGTGGCGCGGTGCCGGCGCTGATCGCCGGCAACACCTATGTGCTCAAGCACGCCCCGAACGTGATGGGCAGCGCCTACCTGCTGCTGGAGGTGATCAAGCAGGCGGGCTTGCCGGAAGGCGTGTTCGAGGTCATCAACGTCACCCCTGAAGGCGTCTCCCAGGCCATCAAGGACCCGCGCATCGCCGCCGTGACCCTGACCGGCAGTGTTCGCGCCGGCATGGCCATCGGCGCCCAGGCTGGCGCCGCGCTGAAAAAATGCGTGCTGGAACTGGGCGGCTCCGACCCGTTCATCGTGCTCAACGACGCCAACCTCGATGAAGCCGTCCGCGCCGCGGTCATCGGCCGTTACGCCAACACCGGGCAAGTCTGCGCCGCGGCCAAGCGCCTGATCGTCGAGCAAGGCGTGGTGCAAGCCTTCACCGAGAAGTTCGTCGAGGCCACCCGCAAGCTGGTGATGGGCGATCCGCAGGATGAGCAGACTTACCTGGGCCCGATGGCACGCTTTGACCTGCGCGACGAACTGGACGAGCAAGTGCAGGCCACCCTGGCCGAAGGTGCCACCCTGCTGCTGGGCGGGCACAAGGCCGAAGGCGTGGGCAACTTCTATGAGCCAACCGTGCTGGCCGACGTCACCGACCAGATGACCTCGTTCCGCCAGGAGCTGTTCGGCCCGGTGGCCTCGATCATCACCGCCCGCGATGCCCAGCACGCCCTGGCGCTGGCCAACGACAGCGAGTTCGGCCTGGCCGCGACGATCTACACCCAGGACCTGGCGCTGGCCGCCCGGCTCACCGATGAACTGGACACCGGCGGCGTCTTCGTCAACGGCATCTGCGCCTCCGACCCCCGCGTGACCTTTGGCGGCGTCAAGAAGAGCGGTTTTGGCCGCGAGCTCTCCCACTTTGGCGTGCGCGAGTTCTGCAACGCCCAGACGGTGTGGCTCGACCGCCGCGCGTGA
- a CDS encoding mechanosensitive ion channel family protein → MSCLLLTGLAGAQEAATPAHEPVELKVFNRSIMLFRASLLGETPQLRVKRAQAVIAETLDENRELQVRTDPIQDAYLVLLGDKRAFIVTPHDIDPLTQNSVLEAANQAAANLRQAVEESREARNLQLLMRALLAAAIATVLYLALLWLIALVRRKLHERLPALMRRHARPLTVGQTPVIDANYIYTLIRRALTLVRWLLIALLSYEWLGFVLSRFPYTRPWGEQLNAYLFELARYLLEGMVSAIPGLVVALAIFFIARGAVAFSRHLLRRLAMPGTLSWLNQETLQPTTRLTALAIWLFALAMAYPYLPGADTQAFKGLSVLIGLMISLGATSVVGQAASGLILTYTRTLRPGEFVRIGEYEGTVTELGMFTTRIRTGLGEVLTLPNSMITGSVTKNYSRSVEGEGYVVDTTVTIGYDTPWRQVEAMLLEAAGRTHGILEQPKPQVFQTALSDFYPEYRLVAQAIPSQPRPRAVLLSELHAHIQDVFNEYGVQIMSPHYLGDPPEAKWVPREHWYSAPAKPPKAP, encoded by the coding sequence ATGAGTTGCCTGTTGCTGACGGGCCTGGCGGGGGCCCAGGAGGCTGCAACGCCTGCGCACGAGCCGGTGGAACTGAAGGTGTTCAACCGCAGCATCATGCTGTTTCGCGCCTCGTTGCTTGGCGAAACACCCCAGCTACGGGTCAAGCGCGCGCAGGCGGTGATCGCCGAAACCCTGGATGAGAACCGCGAGCTTCAGGTTCGCACCGACCCGATCCAGGACGCCTACCTGGTGTTGCTGGGCGACAAGCGCGCCTTTATCGTCACCCCCCACGACATCGACCCACTGACCCAGAACTCGGTACTGGAGGCTGCCAACCAGGCCGCCGCCAACCTGCGCCAGGCGGTGGAGGAAAGCCGTGAGGCGCGCAACCTGCAACTGTTGATGCGCGCGTTGCTGGCCGCCGCCATTGCCACCGTGCTGTACCTGGCACTGCTGTGGCTGATTGCCTTGGTGCGGCGCAAGTTGCATGAACGCTTGCCCGCGCTGATGCGCCGCCACGCGCGGCCCCTGACGGTGGGGCAGACGCCGGTTATCGACGCCAACTACATCTATACCCTGATCCGCCGTGCGCTGACCCTGGTGCGCTGGCTGTTGATCGCCTTGCTCAGCTACGAGTGGCTGGGCTTCGTGCTTTCGCGCTTTCCCTATACGCGGCCCTGGGGCGAACAGCTCAACGCCTACCTGTTCGAGTTGGCCCGCTACCTGCTCGAAGGCATGGTCAGCGCCATCCCGGGGCTGGTGGTGGCGCTGGCGATCTTCTTCATTGCCCGTGGCGCGGTGGCCTTCAGCCGTCACCTGCTGCGGCGCCTGGCAATGCCTGGCACCCTGAGCTGGCTGAACCAGGAAACCCTGCAACCCACCACGCGGCTGACGGCCCTGGCCATCTGGCTTTTTGCGTTGGCCATGGCCTATCCGTACCTGCCGGGGGCCGATACTCAAGCGTTCAAGGGGTTGTCGGTGCTGATCGGCCTGATGATTTCCCTGGGCGCCACCAGCGTGGTCGGCCAGGCGGCCTCCGGCCTGATCCTGACCTACACCCGCACCTTGCGACCGGGGGAGTTTGTGCGCATCGGCGAGTATGAAGGCACGGTGACCGAGCTTGGTATGTTCACCACCCGTATCCGTACCGGGCTGGGTGAAGTACTGACCCTGCCCAACTCGATGATTACCGGCAGCGTGACCAAGAACTACTCACGGAGTGTGGAGGGCGAGGGCTATGTGGTGGATACCACGGTGACCATCGGCTACGACACGCCCTGGCGGCAGGTCGAGGCGATGTTGCTGGAGGCGGCGGGGCGCACCCACGGCATTCTGGAGCAGCCCAAGCCACAGGTGTTCCAGACCGCGCTGTCGGATTTCTACCCCGAGTACCGCCTGGTGGCCCAGGCCATCCCCAGCCAACCCCGGCCCCGGGCGGTGCTGCTCAGCGAGCTGCATGCGCACATCCAGGATGTGTTCAACGAATACGGCGTGCAGATCATGTCGCCGCACTACCTGGGGGACCCACCCGAGGCCAAGTGGGTGCCCAGGGAACACTGGTACAGCGCCCCGGCAAAGCCGCCGAAAGCGCCGTAA
- a CDS encoding universal stress protein: MSQYQRLFLMVGSDLRHTPAMERAAALARVTGATLHITAFIEEVDTLGLMSGDEQRLQTLVTDNRQWLADEATLLHENGIRVTTDVMLTRDVLKAVLTQVVEIGPDLLIKDVQHQSTFKRLMSTPLDWELLRECPCPVHLVSAVHCPLPRIVVAAVDPTHPEHPYSDLNETVIKAAADLAQQCNAELHLLHVCDSAHTHMSDFGAGTITMPGFGNDVRKSIHKAFEHLAERHEIPVDRQHFLSAPITRSIAEFVAHSRTDVLVMGNHTRTLTERMTGSTTEHVVDHPLCNVLAIRAQA, translated from the coding sequence ATGAGCCAGTACCAACGCCTATTCCTGATGGTCGGGTCGGACCTGCGCCATACCCCGGCCATGGAGCGCGCCGCGGCGCTTGCCCGTGTCACCGGCGCTACGCTGCACATCACTGCCTTTATCGAAGAGGTCGACACCCTCGGCCTGATGAGTGGCGATGAGCAGCGGCTGCAGACCCTGGTGACCGACAACCGCCAATGGCTGGCCGACGAAGCCACCCTGCTGCATGAAAACGGTATCCGGGTGACCACCGATGTGATGCTGACCCGCGATGTACTCAAGGCAGTGCTCACCCAGGTGGTCGAGATCGGCCCTGATTTGCTGATCAAGGATGTGCAGCATCAATCAACCTTCAAACGGCTGATGAGTACGCCCCTGGACTGGGAACTGCTGCGTGAATGCCCGTGCCCGGTGCATCTGGTGAGCGCGGTGCATTGCCCGCTGCCGCGCATTGTCGTGGCGGCCGTGGACCCCACCCACCCCGAACACCCCTACAGCGACCTCAACGAAACCGTCATCAAGGCAGCCGCCGACCTCGCCCAGCAGTGCAATGCCGAACTGCACCTGCTGCATGTGTGCGACAGCGCGCATACCCATATGTCCGACTTCGGTGCCGGCACGATCACCATGCCCGGGTTCGGCAACGATGTGCGCAAGTCGATCCACAAGGCCTTCGAGCACTTGGCCGAACGGCACGAGATACCCGTTGATCGCCAGCATTTTCTCTCGGCACCGATCACCCGCAGCATTGCCGAGTTCGTCGCTCACAGCCGCACCGACGTGCTGGTGATGGGCAACCACACGCGCACGCTGACCGAGCGCATGACCGGGAGCACCACCGAGCATGTGGTCGACCATCCGCTGTGCAATGTGCTGGCGATCAGGGCCCAGGCATGA
- a CDS encoding phytanoyl-CoA dioxygenase family protein: MLLPGVLDCAQIDQLQAAIGRLKPQHWDYNGLVEHYKCVFNRDPLWLSYLDLPGVIELAEAALGEDCHIIGQTAWRSHPGCLGMPLHLDYLVMALPPELLADPGFELPMQVCTLQCYLDEVDADLCPTRVLAGSHRAGRKPQPGEQQWQGQAAQSILCHAGDALMFRSELWHGGSDNRTADRCRSMLQVHYGRRMVAQKFSPYLHWQFKPAVLAAATARQRRLLGEHAEAEYD, translated from the coding sequence GTGCTGTTGCCCGGTGTGCTGGACTGCGCGCAGATCGACCAGTTGCAAGCGGCCATCGGTCGCCTGAAACCTCAGCACTGGGACTACAACGGCCTGGTGGAGCACTACAAGTGCGTGTTCAACCGTGACCCGCTGTGGCTGAGTTATCTGGACTTGCCGGGGGTGATCGAACTGGCGGAAGCGGCGTTGGGCGAGGATTGCCACATCATCGGCCAGACGGCCTGGCGCAGCCATCCAGGCTGCCTGGGCATGCCGCTGCACCTGGACTACCTGGTCATGGCCTTGCCGCCAGAGCTGTTGGCCGACCCCGGCTTCGAGCTGCCCATGCAGGTGTGTACGCTCCAGTGCTACCTGGACGAAGTCGATGCCGACCTGTGCCCCACCCGGGTGCTGGCCGGCAGCCACCGGGCAGGGCGCAAGCCACAGCCGGGTGAGCAGCAGTGGCAGGGGCAGGCGGCGCAGAGCATCTTGTGCCATGCCGGCGATGCGTTGATGTTTCGCAGCGAGCTATGGCATGGCGGCAGCGACAACCGCACCGCCGACCGCTGCCGCTCGATGTTGCAGGTGCACTACGGCCGGCGCATGGTCGCGCAGAAGTTCTCGCCGTACCTGCACTGGCAGTTCAAACCGGCGGTGCTGGCGGCCGCTACGGCCCGTCAACGACGACTGCTGGGCGAACACGCCGAGGCTGAGTACGACTGA
- a CDS encoding carboxypeptidase regulatory-like domain-containing protein, translated as MNSHQQCVLSGLALAMVMLCVAPLAAAQTLDEAAIDPAGVQLHPQEQNGISYLKGGIGIDESQAMQQIRGYNLQITLSSGPDNKYQSGAEVRIESAGGQPVLTLSDVGPMLYTKLPNGHYQVLASLNGEQQRQQVVIDGSTPVKLNLHWRE; from the coding sequence ATGAACAGCCATCAGCAATGCGTTCTGAGCGGTCTCGCCCTGGCAATGGTCATGCTCTGCGTGGCACCGCTGGCCGCCGCGCAAACACTGGACGAGGCGGCCATCGACCCTGCCGGCGTGCAACTGCATCCCCAGGAGCAGAACGGCATCAGCTACCTCAAGGGCGGCATCGGCATCGACGAATCCCAGGCCATGCAGCAGATCCGTGGCTATAACCTGCAGATCACCCTGTCATCGGGCCCGGACAACAAGTACCAGAGCGGTGCTGAAGTGCGTATCGAGTCGGCCGGCGGTCAGCCGGTGCTGACCCTCTCGGATGTCGGTCCGATGCTCTACACCAAGCTCCCCAACGGCCATTACCAGGTATTGGCCAGCCTCAACGGCGAGCAACAGCGTCAGCAGGTGGTGATCGATGGCAGCACGCCGGTCAAGCTCAATCTGCACTGGCGTGAATAG